The genomic DNA CAGCTCGGACGCGCCGCTGTCGTAGGCCGCCTGGCCGTCGGCCAGCTCCTGCTCGCTTGCGGCGATCGTCGCGGCGGCATCGTCGAGCTGGCGCTTCGCATCGTCCAGTTGCGACTGCGCGTCGGCCCTCTCGCCCTCGTAGTCGGCGCGCTTCTCGTCGAGCTCCTTCTGCGCATCGGACTTCAGCTGATCGACACGTGCCTGCTCGCGCTCGGGCGCAAGCGCCTTGATGCGATCCGCCACTTCGTCTACGAGCCGCTGGTAGGCGTCGCTCGACGCGCGTTCGTTCGCCGCCCCGCGCACCGTGAGGTACGCCTCGGTATAGGGAAGATCGGCCGAGAAGTCGCTCTCGGGCACGTACATATACTGTTGGATGGAGCCCGAACCCAGCGTGGTCTCGCCCATGCTCGAAGACGTTGCGTAGTACGGAGCGTTCACAAAGCCCGTCACCGTGTACGTGCGCGTGACGAGGGTCTGGTCCACGTCCTGCACGCCCTCGGTGATGGTCAGCGTGTCGCCGACGGCGATGGCGTCGTTCTCCACGAGGTTGGCCGACAGCACGCACTCCCCCGTCTTCTGCGGCCACGAACCCCGGACGAGGAGGGGACGGTTCAGATAGTCGGGGTCGTCGGAACGCGCATGCACGCCGTCGGAGGTGTCGCTCGTGCGCGCCGCATCGGGCAGCGAATGCACGCGCGTGGCGTACTGTTCGCCGTCGATGGACGCCATGACGTCGGTCTCGCGCGCGGGCATCACGGCCTCGACTCCCTCGACGTGGCGCAGCACCGCGATGTCGTCGTCGGTGAGGCCGAGGGTCGAAAGCACGCGGATGTCCATGAGCGACGTGCCGTCGAAGTACTCGTCGGCCGCCAGCTTCATATCGGGCGCGGTCATGCGCAGGCCGGCGTAGAAGCCCGTCCCCAGCGCGACGATGGCCGCGATGGCCAGGAAGCGCCCGAGCGAGTGGGTGATCGAACGCAGGGTCTCAGTGTTGAACGCGCTTTTCACGACGCGCCGGCTACCACTCGATCGCCTCGGCGGAAACAGGCGCTTCGTTCACTTCGACGCCCGCAACGCGTCCTTCGCGGATGTGGATCACCCGGTCGGCGATGGCGGTGAACGCGGAGTTGTGCGTGATGAGCACCACCGTCTTGCCCGTGTCGAAGCACGTGTCCTGCAACAGCTTCAGGATGGCCTTGCCCGTGCGGTAATCGAGCGCGCCGGTGGGCTCGTCGCACAGCAGGAGCTTAGGGTTCTTCGCCAGCGCACGGGCGATGGCCACGCGCTGCTGCTCGCCGCCGGAAAGCTGCGCCGGGAAGTTGTCCAGGCGATGGCCCAGGCCCACCTGCTTGAGCACGGTTCCCGCATCGAGCGGATCCTTGCAGATCTGGCTGGCAAGCTCCACGTTCTCAAGCGCCGTGAGGTTCTGCACGAGATTGTAGAACTGGAAGACGAACCCGATATCGTAGCGACGGTAGTACGTGAGCTCCTTCTCGGAGAATGCGCTGATCTCGCGACCGTCGAGCATGATGGTTCCCGACGAGCAGGCGTCCATCCCGCCCAACATGTTCAAAAGCGTCGTCTTGCCCGCGCCCGAGGGGCCCACGACCACGACGAGCTCGCCGCGCTCGATGTCGAAGGTCATGCCGTCGACGGCAGCCACCTCCACCTCGCCCATGCGGTACACCTTGCGCACGTCGCGAAACTCCACGAACGCCATGTCGCCCTTCTTCCGTCAGCCCGAATACCGGTTTCCCTCACCATACACGAACCCACATCCCAACGCCAGCGACAACACGCCTGCCCTGCGAACAAATTCCACGGATCCGATCAACGGCTCGCAGCTTGCCGGATGCAATGCGCAGGTTATGGCAAAAGTGCGAGATTTCTTGTTCTTTCAATCCCCCTATGACCTCAAGGCCGCCAGTCATGGTATTTCTTTGCTCGAACGTTATCTTGATGGGCTGCGTCCTGGCAATACGAATCCAAGCCGCTCCCCCTCCCTGCAAGAGCAAAGCGTGATCTCGCTACTCTTTTGAAAGGCTCGTCATGAATGAGACGGTTCTCATAGTCGAAGACGATTCGGATATTATCGAAATCCTGAGCCTCTATCTATGCGGTAGCGACTACCAAGTCGAAACCGCTGCGAACGGAAAGCTGGGACTCGAGCTGCTTGAGCGCAAGTCCCCTTCCGTCATACTCGTGGATTTGATGATGCCCGAAATGAACGGGTTTGACTTCATCAAGGAAGCTCGCTCAGTTTCGAACGCGCCCATCATCATCATTTCGGCGCGCAGTCAGCCCACCGACAAGATGCTCGGCTTGGATTTGGGTGCCGACGGGTACATCACGAAGCCGTTCGACCCGATCGAAGTGCTGGCCTACATTCGCGCGGTTCTCAGACGCTGCAATGCATTGTCCGCAAGCGGCCCAAGCAACATTTCACCAGACGGTTCGGTCGTGCGCATGGGCGCCATAGAATTCGACAAAGAGTCCTTGATCGTTCGGAAGAACAGCAACGTGGTTTCCTTTACGGCCTCAGAATTGAAGATATTCAGCAAACTGTTCTCCTCGCCCGGCCGCGTGTACACGAAGGCGCAATTGTACGAACTGATCAGCGCTTCCTCGCATGGCGGAGGCGAGGACAGCATCATGGTTCACATATCCAACATCCGCTCTAAGATAGAAGACGATCCCAACAATCCGGCGCATATCGTTACGGTTCGTGGATTGGGATATCGTTTTGAGGGCTGATGCGACATCGGTGAAGCTGGGGGTGGAGTCGCTGCTTTCCAGCTTGGCGTTTCGGTGCATGTCGATCGTGCTTGTTTATGCGGTCTTGATCATGGGCCTGTTTTCGGCTGTCGGCTACCTCGCGGACTCGCGCCTCAACAGCGCGTTTCCTTCCATCGACGATCTGGAGGAAAACAGGGTCGCGCTGGAAAACGACTCTTTCAACGAATTGAGAAACTCAATACCGCCATCTGCTCAGATGGTGATATTCGATCAGAACGGGAACCGCCTCTATGCCAGCGATGACGATGTCGCCAAATCGATCGACGCCAACGACCTGGAAATCATCAACGGAACCGAAGAAGATCAGGTGTTCTACGAGGTTTTGCAGCGCTTCGATGCCCGCTACGGCACCGTGTATGAAATAAACTTATGCGGAATGAGCGGGATCGGGAGTTCGAAGATAGTCTTATCCTCATGCGTTTGCAAGCTTGATGGAACGATCGTCGAAGGCGACCTGTTCGCCGGTCGAGAATCGCTGAGCAAGCGGGAGCTTTCCCTGATAAACGGGGAATTCAGCGCAAACAAATCTATCCAGAAGCTCGAATACGTTACCGTCGACAATCAGCCCCGCACCCTTGTTTTTATCTCCTCGAATGTGAGCGAAGCAACATACGATGAGCTGATCAGCCAAAACGGGATGATTTGGCTTTCTTCTATCCCTGTCGCGGTTGCCTTCACGGCAATTGCCGCCGTGGTGCTCGTGAGAATGATACGCAGGGCGGCAAAGCCGCTCGACGCTGCCATTACCGCATGCAAGGAAGGCGGCGAAAGCCCCGACGGCATGCATCGCGTTCCAGCTGAGCTGGTGCCGACATACGATAATTTTCTCGAGCTGATGGAGGAGCTTAAGGCCGCGCAAAACGACAAGCAGCGCATCGTTTCGGATATTTCGCATGATCTGAAAACGCCGTTGACGGTGATAAGGGGGTATGCGCAGGCATTTGAGGACGGATGCGTGCCGCCCGAAAAAGCCGGAGAGTATCTGAGGGCAATGAAGGAAAAAACGGACGAAGCCTCCCAGCTCATCGATTCGCTGTTTCTTTACGCCAAAACGAACCACCCCTCGTACATCCCTCAGCTTGTGCGGATGGACGTTTGCGAAGCGGTTCGTCGCATTGCGGTGGAAATGCTTCCGACTATCGAACAGCGCGCCTGCCGCCTTGACGCGGCAATCCCCGACGATCCCATTTGGGTGCGCGCCGACGGCTCGTTGCTGGCGCGCGTGCTTGGCAACCTGATCAACAATGCATGCGTGCATAATCCTGGCGGCGTTACCGTTCGATTGACCTGCAAACGCACTGAAAGCGAGGCGGTGATCGCCGTAGCGGATGACGGCGCGGGAATTCCCGAATCCATACGCGACCATGTGTTCGAACCGTTTGTGACCAGCAATGACGCACGCGAATCGGGCAAGGGCACCGGCTTGGGGCTTTCCATTGCCAAACGTTTCATAGACTTGCAGGGTGGAACGATTGCCGTTTCAGCTCAGCCCGAAGAAGACTTCGAAACCGAGATCGTCGTGACTCTTCCGCTGGCATAGCCCCTTTCGTTAAGAAACCTTAAGGCTGTCTTCAGCCTAAGCAAAGGATGGCTTTTCATAGTGAAAAGCGTATGTCCTTTGCTTGAAGGAGAGCTATGAAGAATCCTCTGATACGCTGCGTCGCGCTGCTTGCGCTGCTGCTTGGCCACATCGGACTGGCGGGATGCGCCGCAACCCAGGAAAAGCATGCTGAAAACGATTCGATCGACAACGAATTGGCGGACGCGAGATACGATGAGCCCGAAGAGCGCGTTTTGGTCTCAGACGATCGGAGCAACGGAAAAGC from Eggerthella lenta DSM 2243 includes the following:
- a CDS encoding sensor histidine kinase codes for the protein MDWDIVLRADATSVKLGVESLLSSLAFRCMSIVLVYAVLIMGLFSAVGYLADSRLNSAFPSIDDLEENRVALENDSFNELRNSIPPSAQMVIFDQNGNRLYASDDDVAKSIDANDLEIINGTEEDQVFYEVLQRFDARYGTVYEINLCGMSGIGSSKIVLSSCVCKLDGTIVEGDLFAGRESLSKRELSLINGEFSANKSIQKLEYVTVDNQPRTLVFISSNVSEATYDELISQNGMIWLSSIPVAVAFTAIAAVVLVRMIRRAAKPLDAAITACKEGGESPDGMHRVPAELVPTYDNFLELMEELKAAQNDKQRIVSDISHDLKTPLTVIRGYAQAFEDGCVPPEKAGEYLRAMKEKTDEASQLIDSLFLYAKTNHPSYIPQLVRMDVCEAVRRIAVEMLPTIEQRACRLDAAIPDDPIWVRADGSLLARVLGNLINNACVHNPGGVTVRLTCKRTESEAVIAVADDGAGIPESIRDHVFEPFVTSNDARESGKGTGLGLSIAKRFIDLQGGTIAVSAQPEEDFETEIVVTLPLA
- a CDS encoding response regulator transcription factor, which gives rise to MNETVLIVEDDSDIIEILSLYLCGSDYQVETAANGKLGLELLERKSPSVILVDLMMPEMNGFDFIKEARSVSNAPIIIISARSQPTDKMLGLDLGADGYITKPFDPIEVLAYIRAVLRRCNALSASGPSNISPDGSVVRMGAIEFDKESLIVRKNSNVVSFTASELKIFSKLFSSPGRVYTKAQLYELISASSHGGGEDSIMVHISNIRSKIEDDPNNPAHIVTVRGLGYRFEG
- a CDS encoding Ldh family oxidoreductase, whose translation is MSPFFRQPEYRFPSPYTNPHPNASDNTPALRTNSTDPINGSQLAGCNAQVMAKVRDFLFFQSPYDLKAASHGISLLERYLDGLRPGNTNPSRSPSLQEQSVISLLF
- a CDS encoding ABC transporter ATP-binding protein; this translates as MAFVEFRDVRKVYRMGEVEVAAVDGMTFDIERGELVVVVGPSGAGKTTLLNMLGGMDACSSGTIMLDGREISAFSEKELTYYRRYDIGFVFQFYNLVQNLTALENVELASQICKDPLDAGTVLKQVGLGHRLDNFPAQLSGGEQQRVAIARALAKNPKLLLCDEPTGALDYRTGKAILKLLQDTCFDTGKTVVLITHNSAFTAIADRVIHIREGRVAGVEVNEAPVSAEAIEW